The DNA segment AGCGGCAGAAGGCCGTGGAACCTTCCGCTCACAACAccattctgtctcattctctaacGCATGACTGCGTTTAGCTTTCTCTTCCTCAACAATTTTGCAAGCGCGACAAAACAAAGGTCAGAGGATGCGACTTGTGGTAACTTACAGATGTCTTTGACCTACATGGCAAAGGTAAGCAAGATGAACTATAGTATATGGTAAAGGACAGTTGCTTAATCAATAATGTACAGTCTATCGACGAGGAATGTGGCGAACACATGGTGGACCACCGAGATGatggctgaaggaggagggtgcgaTGTGCTGAGGCCGCGCTGCCCCGCGCCTCGCCTTCCGACGGTGGACCCCTCGCGGTTCACACGCTCGGAATGCTAGCTCTTgtatcacgcacgcacacacctcgcgcgcgcgcgcgcgcacacacacacacacacacacacacacacacacacacacacacacacacacacacacacacacacacacacacacacacacacacctatatatatatatatatatatatatatatatatatatatatatatatatatatgtgtgtgtatatacatatgtatatatatgtatatatatatatatgtatatatatatatatatattcatatatatatatatatatatatatatatatatattcagatattgtatattataatatatatattataatatatattatatatatatatccagatattatatattataatatatatatatatatatatatattatatatatatatatatatatgtatgtatgtgaatacatatacatacatacatatatacatatatatatatatatatatatatatatatatatatatgtatatatatatatatatatatatatatatatatatatatatatatatgtatatacatatctatctatctatctatctatctatctatctatatatatatatatatatatatatatatatatatatatatatatatgtatatatatgtatatatatatatatataatgtatatatatatgtatatatatgtatatatatatatatatatatatatatatgtatgtatgtatgtatatatactcacatacatacatatatatatatatatatatatatatatatatatatatatatatatatataatgataataataataatatataatatctgaatatgtatatatatatatatatatatatatatatatatatatatatatattatatattatatattataataaataatctctgaatatatatatatatatatatatatatatatatatatatatatatatacatatatatatatatatgaatatatatatatatatatacatatatatatatatatatatatatatatatatatatatatttatatgaagatatatatatatatatatatatatatttatatatatatatatatatatatatatgaaaaacatatatatatatatatatatatatatatatatatatatatatatatgtatatatatctataaatatagatatatatataatatattataatatatatatattatattatataatatctgaatatatatatatatatatatacatacacatatatatatatatatattaaaagatatatatatatatatatatatatatatatatatatatatatatatgaatatagttatatatatatataaaattttatatatatatatatgtgaatatatatatatatatatgatatatatatatatatatataatatatatatatatatatgatatatatatatatatatatatatatatatatatatatatatatatatatatatatatatatatatatatatttatatatatatatagatacatactcatatatactcataaatatatatatatatatatatatatatatatatatacatatatatatatatacatatatatatatatatatatatatatatatatatatgtatatatatatatgtatatatatatatgtatatatatatatatgtatatgtatatatatatgtatacttatatatatatatatatatatatatatatatatatatatatatatatatatatatatatatatatatatatgataacacacACCCTTAATACAAGGCTTACTTTATGTAAATGATTTGTAGCAGCATGATACATTATTAATTGATGAATACATCTGCACCCCGTAAACTGTGTTTCAATAACAGTTTTACAAACACGTAGTACATTACATAACTTATGGTCCTATTTGATAATACAGATATGTTGAAATGCATGTACAGAGGTTTTCATGCTTTGATGTTGCTTCCCATCCGAGGCGACGGCTCCTGCTGCGGGTAAATCCTGCGCTCACGTGATTAAGGGACCCCTCCCGCTACAGCGATGAGGGTCGGGTCCTCTGAACAAATTGCCTATGAACAACGGTCGAACAAAACGCTGGTTTCCTTTTCAGAAAAATTACTTTAGAAAAACTGTTTGCTTTGATAACTGATATTTATGTGGATTCACTTCATTTGTTGTGGTGCGCTCCCAAATATTAATACATTCATTTGCGTTCGCCGAGTGATATCGCTTTTTGTCTGATCTCCAAGCAGGGACAGAGATTAAATTCCATTTTAGTttttcatacctatatatatatatatatatatatatatatatatatatatatacatacatatatatatatatatatatatatacatatatatatataaacacatacatacatacatatatacatatatatatatatatatatatatatatatatatatatatatataaacacatacatagatacatatatacatacatacatacatatatatatatatatatatatatatatatatatatatatatatatatatatattatggaaataaatatataaaaaatatatatgcatgcacacacacacacacacacacacacacacacacacacacacacacacacacacacacacacacacacacacacacacacacacacacacacacacacacacacacatatatatatgtatatatatatatgtatatatatatgtatatatatatatatatatatatatatgtatatatatatatatatacgtatatatatatgtatatatatgtatatatatatgtatatatatatgtatatatatatacatatatacatatatatacatatatatacatatatatatatatgcatttatatatatacatatatatatatacatatatatatacatatatacatatatataaacatacatatatatatatacatatatatacatatatacatatatatacaaatatatatatatatatatatatataatatatataatatatatatctatatatacacacacacacacacacacacacacacacacacacacacacacacacacacacacacacatatatatatatatatatttatatacatacatacatatatatatatatatatatatatatatatatatatatatatatatatacatacatacatacatatatatatatatatatatatatatatatatatatatatatatatatatatatatatatattacgtctatatatgtacatgtgtgtgtgtatctttatttatatctatctatctatctatctatctatctatctatatatgtacatatatatacgaaatatatatatatatatatatatatatatatatatatatgtatatatatatgtatatatatatataaatgtacatatatagacgtaatatatatatatatatatatatatatatatatatatatatatatatgtgtatatcactctctttctctctctcaacacacacacacacacacacacacacacacacacacacacacatatatatatatatatatatatatatatatatatatatatatatatatatatatgagtgtgtgtgtgtgtgtgtgtgtgtgcgcgcgcgtgtgtgtgtgtgtgtgtgtgtgtgtgtgtgtgtgtgtgtgtgtgtgtgtgtatatgtatatatatgtatatatatatatatatatatatatatagatatagatatatgtatatatatatatatgtatatgtatatatgtatatatgtatatatatatgtatatatatatgtatatatatatgtatatatatgtatatatatgtatatatatatacatatatatatatatatatatatatatatatatatatatatatatatatatatatatatatatatatatatatatatatatatatatatatatatatatatatacacacacacacacacacatacattgaaaAAGACGCATACTCcctgataataatacataatttgTTTATCAACAGCAACACTACGAAGACGCAGCACATGGGCGCTCTTTGCTTCCCGCATAAGGGTGACGAGAGGCGACGCAGACCGCCGTGGCTAACAGCATCCCACACAAACCACAACATGAATTGTACAATAAACGTCACAAAGGAAATATGAAGTGAAAACGCAAAGTACACGTTTCCCCTCTGAATGAAATTTATGGATTTCCGTTTTCTGTTACTCTGCGTCGTAAACACTTCTGCTGTTTGTTAAATCCCCAAATAATGACTTCAaagtacataatatatttatataaacagttTTCTAGGAAATATAAtattggagaaggaaaaggtcaaAATGTGGTTTTACTGCAAAGGTTTTTCTACGAATTTCATCTTATGTTGTGTTCAATAATGATTCTGTATTTTGGAATACACTATACTGTATCaggatattttgatatataaatacactacaCTGCATTAGGGTGTTCTCTGCATTTTCTGAGAAATATCGTATTAAAGGCAAAACGTGATTTAATCTACATAacaactatatatgtaaatatatttcatgGACACAATAAAACTCCATTCCACGTTATCAGAATATCCATACAAACAAAAGGCATTGTGTGAATCTTTGCCCCATCTAGGCGGAGCACGCTGTCGCCAGGACCTTGAACACTTGCCGAGGGTTTAATCGTAAGGCTCCTGCTGACATGTGGACTGTGTCAGGTATTTCTCATCGTGCAACTGAACGGGTTTCGTGTCGAGGCTTGTATAGTCTTTCCTTTCTATTGAAATGTTTGATGCATGTTTATTTCTACAGTTTCCACCTTCAATTTCTGTTCGATTTCCAAAAAAAGCTTTTTCCCGTGGGTCTTCCTTCCCCAGCATCTGCTCCCGTCGTCGCTTCATACTAGGTGTTTCAAAAGTGTTTCTGATTTCAGTGCACCGCCCGGAGTAAGTGGGATTCTTTTATTAGGAGAGGCATTCAGGAGGATTTATACtagtcttccttttctctcacacGAATATAGCATAGATAAACATGAGCATTACAGATAACTTTTCTACGACGGAAAAAGGCTCTTTCATTCTCCACCCGACTCTGCATGCATACTCTGTTCTCGACAGAATACAAATGCCTCATACTTCCTTCACTAATTACGTGGTAGTACCTAAATCTCGAGGTAAACAAAATTACTTTCAAGTGTCTTGATATTACAAAGTTACATTCTGATTTGTTATCCAAAGGACGCTCGCAGAATGCATAAAACCCACACTTTTATAGTCAAAATGTTATCAATGATTCACGTATAAAATAGTAAATTAATACATACCATTTTTAGATTAAAATATATCTTCGAACTTTCTacagagaaacaaatatacattTCACCAGAACGACGCTAATATATGTCATAATTAAAGTTTCGCAAATATTCTTACCTGGCAAATTAGGGCCGCTTCTCACAGTAACACTGAATAatgatttcaaaatattttcacAATTGTAAAGCTATTATGAACATCCACTCTACGTAGATGTCTCTTGCATATTTCAAAGATTGGCACCATCAAATGTCTCTAAGTCGCTTCCGTTGCTTCAGTTCTCATTGCAATAtgcttgcctcctccttccttctccatctttgtataatgtatatgcatatatatgtgtatatatataaatatatatatatatatatatatatatatatatatatatatatatatatgtatatatatatgtatatttatatgcatatgtctatgtgtatttatatatatatatatatatatatatatatatatatatatatatatattatattatatatattatatatatatatatatatatacacatatatacacacatatatataaatatatatatatacatatatacatatatatatatatatatatatatatataattatgtatatatatgtgtgtgtgtgtatgtgtgtgtgtgtgtgtgtgtgtgtgtgtgtgtgtgtgtgtgtgtgtgtgtgtgtgtgtgtgtgtgtgtgtgtgtgtgtgtgtgtgtgtgtgtgtatgtatgtatgtatgtatatatgtatatatatatatatatatatatatatatatatatatatatatatatatgtatgtttgtatatatgtatatatgtatatatgtatatatatatatatatatatatatatatatatatgtgtgtgtgtgtgcgtgtgtgtgtgtgtgtgtgtgtgtgtgtgtgtgtgtatatatatatatatatatatatatatatatatatatatatatatatatatatatatatactgtatatacatatatatatatatatgtgtgtgtgtgtatattcatatatattcatatatatttatatatatgtatatatttatatatattcatatatatatatatatatatacatacatacatatacatatatatatatatatatatatatatatatatatatatatatatatatatatatatatatatatatatatacatatatacacacacatgaatatatatgatatacacacatatataaacatatgcatatatatatatatatatatatatatatatatatatatatatatatatatatatacatatagacacacacacatgaatatatatgaatatatacacacatatatatacatatgcatatatatatatatatatatatatatatatatatataaataaatataaataaatatatatatatatatatatatatatatatatatatatatatatatatatatatatatatatatatatatttacatgcatgtaaatatatatatatatatatatatatatatatatatatatatatatatatatatatatatatatatatatatgtgtgtgtgtgtgtgtgtgtgtgtgtgtgtgtgtgtgtgtgtgtgtgtgtgtataaaaatgaacacacacacacacacacacacacacacacacacacacatgtatatatatatatatatatatatatatatatatatatatatatatatatgtatatatgtatgtatatatatatatatatatatatatatatatatatatatatatatatatatatatatatatatataaatgtatgtatataaatatgaacacacacagacacacacacacacacacacacacacacacacacacacacacacacacacacacacacacacacacacacacacacacacacacacaacatatatatatatatatatatatatatatatgtgtgtgtgtgtgtgtgtgtgtgtgtgtgtgtgtgtgtgtgtgtgtgtgtgtgtgtgtgtgtgtgtgtgtgtgtgtgtgtgtgtgtgtgtctgtttgtgtgtgtgtgtgtctgtgtgtgtgtgtgtgtatagatatatatagatatatatatacatatatatgtatatatacatgtatatgtatatatacatatatatgtatacatatacatatatatatatgtatatatatgtatatatatgtatgtatatatatatgtatatatatatgcatgtatatatatatatatatatatatatgtatgtatgtatatatatatgtgtgtgtgtgtgtgtgtgtgtgtgtgtgtgtgtgtgtgtgtgtgtgtgtgtgtgtgtgtgtgtgtgtgtgtgtgtgtgtgtgtgtgtgtgtgtgtgtgtgtctgtgtgtgtgtgtgtgttcatatttatatacatatatatatattatatatatatctacatatatatatatatatataacatatatatatatatatatatatatatatatatatatatatataacacacaaacacacacacacacacacacacacacacacacacacacacacacacacacacacacacacacacacacacacacacagacacacatatatatatatatatatatatatatatatgtattatatatattatatatatatataaacatacatatatacatatataatatatatatatatatatatatatatatatatatatatatatatatatatatatacatacatacatacatacatacatatatatatatatatatatatattatatatatatatatatatgaatatatatatatatatatatatatatatatatatatgaatatatatatatacatacatatatatatatatatatatatatatatatatatatatatatatatatacatacatatatacatacataaatatatacagacatatatacatatatacatatatatatatacataaatatatacagacatatatacatatatacatatatatatatatatatatatatatatatatatatatatacatacatatatacatacatagatatatacatacatatatacataaatacatatatacatacatacatatatatatatatatgtatatatatatatatttatatatttatatatgaatatatatatatatattatacatatatatatatatatatatatatatatatatatatatatatatatatatgaatatatatataaacatatacatacacatacacatacacatacacaaacatacatacatatatatacacacacacatacacacacatacatacatacatatatatatatatatatatatatatatatatatatatatatatatatatatatatatatatatatatatatatatatatatatatatatatatatatatatatatatatatatatatttatttatatatatatatatatatatatatagatataatatatatatatatatatatatatatatatatatatatttacatatatatatatatatatatatatatatatatatatatatatatatatttatttatgcatgtatatatacatatacaaatacatatatatacacatacacatgtgtgtgtatacatagctacatacatacatatatatttatatatctatacctatatatctgtctatctatctatctatctatctaattatatatatatatatttatatatatatatacatatatatatatatatatatatatatatatatatatatatatatatatatatatatatatatatatatagacacacacacacacacacacttgtgtgtatacatagctacatacatacatatatatatatatatatatatatatatatatatatatatatatatatatatatgtatatagacacacacacacacacacttgcgtgtgtatacatagctacatacatatatatatatatatatatatatatatatatatatatatatatatatatatatatatataaaaaatatatatatatatatatatatatatataaatatatatatacatatatatatatacatatatatatatatatatatatatatatatacacacacacacacacacacacacacacacacacacatatatatatatatatatatatatatatatatatatatatatatatatatatatatatatatatatatatatatatatatatatgtaagtgattCTGcattctgcccctccctctccctccctccgcgaaGGACTGGAGTCATCTCCCAGCGTGACTCCTCGACCAAAGTTACCCGTCGTCTTCTCAGCGACAAGAGGTAGACATCGCCCTCCACTGCGGGGGCTCGACCTGCTCCTAACGCCTTGGCCGCCGAAGGGAGCCGCCAGGTCCTCCGCCTACATCTGCGacaggagggaaatggaggagcgGCGGACATCGGCCGCCGTTGGCTTCCGCTCCACCACCATGAACTCCACCTCGGGGCGCGAGCGGCTCACCCAGCAGCCAGCGATCAGGCGGGCGGCGTCCTCGTGCTTGTGTCCTGCAGGGCAGAAACGGGTCAGTCTTGCTGTTTCTCTTAACTCTTAAATACAGGTGTAATTTTCATTACAGTTTCTCACAAACAGTTGAGAAATTTATAAACGAACTACCAGGTCTTGCGTTATACTTTCTTATTCCAATATTCGATTTTTGTTTTACATTACTGTGTGGAATCATggataaaaaatatcaaaatctatCTCTGGCATTCGTGGTTGCAGTGACCTGTGCGTAGAGTAGTGATGGGCAGTGTCAAAGCGACCACCAGTATTTGCTATCCTGTTCATAGTCCTTTCCAACATTATTTCTAATCTTCATAGATTAGAAAATGACATACAAATGACAACAAGTAGATCGTAGAAATAAGTTGTAAAAATCCGCACTAGGAAGTGCAGGTGAAAATTTACGTATGTGAATCAATCTAAAAAAGCAGAGTAAATCAATATTCTGCCATTGTACTAAAAATAACAGATAGTGGAAAAATGTAATGAATATCTGGTAAGTCTACGGCAGTCGGCTGGCTGACTCGTCGCCGTGACAACCGCCGAGCGCCTTTCCGCGGCAGGGTCAGTTTCTGTTTACGTCCCCGCTCCACACACGCCACGGAGCTCTTATGTTCAGTTTCCATAAAGGGCTTTACTTAATTTCAAAGGCTTGATTATCTCGACCAGTGCTCGGCCTGGCTCGCCATGCCTATGTAAATAACAAATGAGCAAAGAAATAAAGTGATTTTAGCAAAGCCTTCCGCTTACAGAATAAGCATAGAAAACGACATGATTCACAGCTCAGGCGCCGAGAAAATGTGAAGCAACGATTATTTGATACATAATCCTCGAGACTCGAAGTTCATAAACCCGAACACACGAACACTcaagcacacccacccacacgcgaaagcacgcacacacacacagaagcagagtggtatatttatctatctatttatatgtatctagctatctatgtatatatccatctgccttactctctctccatatacatatagagatagagatatgggggagggggggtagtaccCGAGCAAGAGCGAGAGGTACTGACCGTCCAGCTTCTGTCCGTCTACGGCCAGGATGAGCTGACCCACCCGGAGCCCGCCCGCCTCGAAGGCAGCGCCGTTGGCGGCGATGTTGATGACTCTTGGCAGTTTCTGCTTGGTGTCGGCGCCGCCCTCGATGGCGATGCCCAGGTTGGGCCTCGTCTTCTTCACTACAACTCTGAACCTGCCCAGGCTGTCGCTCACCACCAAGGAGGTCTGGAAAGCAAAGCATTTCCAAAATCTTTTGTTCTGTTATCGGAAGAAATTTGAATAATTCATAATCACGGAGATTAACGTTGATATTAACAATTCGATAAACAATAAATGTCATTAATTCACAATCCTGCAAACCCTAAGAATACATAAGAACTGCATTTTCTCTACAGATCTTTGCATCTGCCTGTTCACTGAAAGCACAATTAAACCCTGCCGATTTGTTCTATTGTCCCCATGAGGCATCAGTGACAAATATATCTGCATGCACATCTACCCTGGacgtccccttccttccttctcttgtctTACCCTACGGTTCCTGCAAGAGTAGGGCGCATGCGCGTCCTCCCGCACTTCGGCGCTGCCTCGCCGTCCGGAGGGGGAGGTCGGGGACGGCCCAGGGCTGCTCGCTCGCATCTGGAACAGCAGGGGGTTAGTGTGCGTTCGGGAGCGAGATCGAGCGCGCGCCGGGGGCAGGGCGAGGCCGTCCCCTGCCTGGCTGTGCGAAGGACAAAGCTAGAAAGCGATGATAAGAGGAAAATTACAATAAATACAATGCTATtctatatatacaggatatatgcataaaagaaaagaaaaagaaaaaaaacagaaaaaagaaaaaaaattaaaaaaaagaaaaaaaagaaaagaaaaaaaagaaaaaagaaaagaaaagaaaaaaacatatttatacaaaaagctttttggaatatgtatattatgtttatttctgAACTGTATCAATTTGTGCTTTGTCCGGTttaatgtttttacttgttttgttcttttgtagCACTGAAGATGAAGTGCATCGTCATTGAAACGTTTGCAATGAAGATGTTAATCAcagcattggttataattttcatctatctatctgtctgtctgtctgtctatctatctatctatctatctatctatctatctatctatctatctatctatctatctatctatctatctatctatctatctatatacatacatacacacacatgtatatatatatatatatatatatatatatatatatatatatatatatatat comes from the Penaeus vannamei isolate JL-2024 unplaced genomic scaffold, ASM4276789v1 unanchor324, whole genome shotgun sequence genome and includes:
- the LOC113813949 gene encoding whirlin-like, giving the protein MRASSPGPSPTSPSGRRGSAEVREDAHAPYSCRNRRTSLVVSDSLGRFRVVVKKTRPNLGIAIEGGADTKQKLPRVINIAANGAAFEAGGLRVGQLILAVDGQKLDGHKHEDAARLIAGCWVSRSRPEVEFMVVERKPTAADVRRSSISLLSQM